In Nicotiana tabacum cultivar K326 chromosome 10, ASM71507v2, whole genome shotgun sequence, the DNA window ttcaagaacttTTCAAATATGCATGCATATATAATTTTCGAACCAAGGACAATAGGTGCAAGCACATCCCTATACTTTTTCGATTAAACTAGAAATGCTTTATTTAGTCAATTTTATCCCCCATTTTACAATCGATAGAATAATAAGTTATAAATCTTTTATTTGCAAACCAATGTATATATTTGTGTCATGAATTGACGAGAAAGGataggaaaaaaaaataataaatgacaaCAAGTAGTAAAAATTCAAAGACATGATAGTTACTAGCTAGTATTTCCTCTGTTTCACTACTTCATATGAAATTAACAGTGATTCTAAAATtgacttattttgagaagtgtttttcaaaaaaaaatatttttggtaagaTTCCGTTTGTGTTTAGTTAATTACTTTGAAAAATACCATTAAGCAGTAATTAGAGTTTGACTAAGTTTTAAATAGTACTTTAacatatatttttctcaaaaatgctttTTACAAAGGTatatttagtgggcgtttggacataagaattgtaaaatttcaaaacaggatgaattttttttttcaagtgaattggacataaaatttgatggaagatttttccaacaaatttcactttttttcgaaatcagcgtttgttcataaaattttcaattttcacttgaagatgcattttgaaaatttttgaaattttaaaaaactgtaaaaaaaatatttttcaaaattttcactcacaaaacttcaaaaacaacccaaactgaaatttacgttcaaacacaactctaaattgcaaataccattttcatttgaaattttttttcaccatttttttgaattttgcaattcttatgtccaaacgcctacttaaagttgtgtttggacatgaatataattttgggttgtttttgaagttttgtgagtgatttgaatgaaaattttgaaaaacagatttttgaaatttttaaaatttttgaaaattttcaaaaagcatcttcaagtgaaaattgaaaattttatgaacaaacactgatttcgaaaaaaaaaaagaaaaaacttcttatatccaaacgggctcttacgGAGAAACTAATTTTTTCTGCTTCTTGAAAATTGCTAATACTtctactcaaaaatactttttttatttttaaaagtttggccaaacacattAACTTTAgacaaaagtacttttggccaaaTGAAACTCAGTTAAATAGGCTATAAATTGGCATGAAGTAtaagaaaaaaatttaattattattttaaatatatccTATATTTGTATGACTCTAAAATTTGAGATACTTATTAGAAACACACAGAAAGTTTATGAAGTCCACGTACtacaaaacatttttttttcaagagAGAATAATAATACCatggtttttcaaaaattatttactCTTCCAAAATATGTTCCAAAGAATAATTTGGACCTGAAGGGCAAAACCGCCTAAAATGGTCACAACCCCAAATTCAGCAAGAAAGAGGTACTGGAAAATAAGTCTCTATCTTCATCTGATAAACCCTTTGAATACCTGTTAGGGTTTTTGGAGAAGCAGCTACTATGCTTAGAATCGGAGCTAAGCTCTTTAGAGCTGCAACAATTGGTGGCTCTCTTTTCGGGTCATCGCAACTGCCACCGCCAAGATTCTTCTCTGTTAACAACAACAATGTTAACACTAGTAGTTTTAAGACCAACCCAGTTGCTCTTCAGATGATCAATTACGCTCTTTCCCTTGCCCGTTCCCAAAAATCAGGTTTTTTTTCACTATACCCATCTCATGAATTTGATTCTTGAGTTTGTTTTGCTGGTGTAAATGTGAATTTTGCTTTGATTTACATGTGGGTCTTAGTTGCCTGTTTTCAATTCTTGAGTTCGATTCTGTGTTTTTATAATGTTTGGTGAAAGAAAGTTGACAGAAGCAAATGAAGATTAATGCTAAACGCTCTGTTTAGATTAGTTATGTTCCCCTGCACAAAGTTATTTAATGGAAAGACTCTGCTAGGATATTACCAAATCATATGACTTATATTGTTAGTAATACTGAAAAATTCCTAGTTCTCTTTTTTCTAAGTTTGAAAATTCAATCTAATCTAACAACTTATTAACACATTTCATGAGTACTTTGTTAGTCTTACTTATTATAGGTATAGACTAATAAAGGCATCAATTCATTTCTTTAGGAAGAGTTGCTTTCTAATGGAAACAAAAGTCGTGATTTTTCAAGTGATACCCTTTCATAAATGAACGTGTCTTTTCGAGAAAACATGATAGTCAATCGGCTAGGACTAAGCGGTTCTGAAATTTGTAACCTACCATATATGAGACTGAGAAATCCGTCTGCGGCCAAGCCTTATGACCAACCACAACCTTTGAAACTCGGGGATAATGTGCTTGTTGCTCTACcattctccacttaaataccaggcttgGTTCACATGATGCAGAGCTCTAACCTGTGACCTAAGTCACAAATCCCTCAACTTTTGCTACTTGAGCTAAGCTCTGGAAGCGGTCGACCATATATAATAGTTGTAAATGTGATTTTGCTTTAATTTTCCATACGGTGGTAGATGTTCACTCCAAAATCAGGTCTTTCACTTTTCCCAAGTCATCAAGTTCATGTCTTGAGCTTGATTCTCTGTTTTAAATAAGAATCTGCTTTGATTTCCCGTTTCTATAAAATCAGGCGTTTTTACTTTCCAGCTCATCAGGTTTGCGTCTTAACTCTTAAGTTTGGTTCTCTGTTGTAATTGTGAGTTTTCTTTGATCTTCCATGCGGGGTTTGTAGATGAATCATATGCACAAGCTCAATTGGTACTTGAGCAGTGCCACTCAGCTCAGCTGGATGAGAGTGCTAAAGGATTGGTTTTGATCGCCATGTCAACCTTATTTTCTGAAAGGTTTCAGAGTCTTAATAATTCTATGGTTATCTGCTAACAATTTTGACTGACTTTTaagttgaatttaattattttattctcCTTTCTGTGTGTTATTTTAGAGGAAATTTTGGTGAAGCCATTGAGAAGCTCCAGAAAGTTCAAGATTTAGGCTTGTCATCTTTAGCTGTTAAAGGTAAAAACTTGTGGAAACTTTTGATAGAAATCATAGTTTGGAGTTCCCATGGTAACAATTAGGCATATGATTGCAGTTGCCGCTTCTGAAGCACTTGCTGGGCTTTATTTAGAATCGCATCAAGTAAGAGCTATTGAACTTCTGATGTCTGCATGAACTGATTTAGGTTTAAGGTTTTATATATTAAGGAAAATAAGCAAATTTGTCTCCCATTTTAGGATGATCATTCATCGGCAACTGCAGAGATATGCTTGCAACTGCTGGAAACCATAAGGCTAGAGATTGGTGGTGGCGGATCTGAGTTTTTGGAAGCTCGTGCAAAAGCATTGAAGGGGCTTGTGGAGTTGGTCCGTGGTAACGTTGAATCAGGTGAGACATATATAGTGGTCGCGCTTTTTCCTCTGCTTTCTGGGCTATCCTTTATTTTTATGGTATTTAAATTTGAGCCGGTTCATTTCAGCTCAGACATTCTTTGAAGGAGCTCAGGGTGATAAAGGTTGCTTTGGTAAGGATTTGCCTTGTGAGACATCACGGATGACATAGTTCCACAATTTATTGATATCGTGATGTATAGGCAACGTTGCACTATCTTATGGTGAATTCCTTCATTGTAAGCGGGATTTCCAAACGGCGAGGGAGTTATATCAAAAGGCAATGCAGGATGTATCAGAAAGTAAAGATTTTACCGACTCACAGTCCTTATCAGCTTGTAACATGAATTTGGAGGAGTCGTTATTAGGGGCTACTTGTTCTTTAGGACAGCTTGAGGCTCATTTGGGGTGAGCCTATCTCTTAATATGTAGCTTTCCCTTGTAAATGCATATAATTCTATAATTTTCCCTCATGCACCGACTTTTCTGGTTGTAGGAATTTTGATGATGCTGAGGAAATACTGACTGCAGCACTGAAGAAAGCAGAAGAGGGTTTTGGTTTGATACATCAATTTATCGTTGTATGAGCGACAAAATAATTTGTATGCttattgattttgtattttatttatgtgATGCAGGTAATTATCATCCAAAGGTGGGTATTATTTTGACCTGCATAGCTCTCATGTATCGGCATAAAGCAGCCATGGAACGGTCAAGCTCTCTTTTGATTCAAGAGGTCTGAGTCTATGCTCAAAGCCATTACAAATATCTATACACCATGTACCTTTACCGTCTCTTTACCTTTGCAACACCTGTGCAACATCAGGCCATTAACAATTATTTGGCTCGAGTCGAATTCACCTTAGCCGTTGGAGAAGATTTTGGGATGCATTTCCAAATTTTTTAAGACACATGGTTCAATGGACAGAATTTGGGTTTGTTGCCTATATGATTAAGGTGgtgtttgttttggattttttttgttgATGATTTTGAAGAGCTGTTTCAAAATATATCGCTAAGAAACAGTTTGCTTCAATTGACCTGAATCCAAAGATTTAACGAATGACCTAAGTATTAGAGTTCTAATAGTTGAATGTGAGAATACTCTCTCAAAACGTTTCTTTGAATGCAGGGGCTCTATAGAAGAGCAATTGAAGTGCTCAAAGCTCCACCCTTGGAAATAGAAGGTATGAGCAATTGAAGTTCTCAAACCTGAAAATTTTTCAGGTTTTCATCGTGCGGAAGTCAACTATAGATAGAATAATGACCATTTGATTTCTTTTTACAGGTGTTGAAGCAAAACTGTCCAGAAGGGACATACTTGCCCTTGCAAGAGGTATTCCTTGCTTCTGAAATATAGTGGATCTTATTTATGTTTTATCCGCGTCTTTTGTGGAGCTATTTGACCTCTTCCAGAAAGTCTTCTTTTACCCAAATTACAAGACTTTCTTCTGGACCAAAAGTTTATAGTAGTAGCAAAAGATGTGTATTTATCGTTTACGGTAAAGTGTCTCTCTTTCCTCAACCCCTGCTTCCCTCTGGCAGTCTAGTTTCTGAGTCTTCATTGAAAGAGACAAGCTATAGATTGTAGGGGTTAGCATGTTTCCGGAACGTTGTGCTTTGAGCGAAGTAACAGATGCCTCCTGATTTTCAGTTCTATCTTTTTCAAGAATGGACGATCTATTTAAGTTGACtcaaatgatttaaaaaaaaaaagatacagaAAATTCATCAAGAATTCTGCTCCAACGACCAGTGAAAGTCTTGTTTGTACTTGAAGGGTTGATCTTAGGTTTAACAGTTTGATAGCCTCTTCCGCAAAATGGTTCTGTTTAAAGGGGCACATCTGTTGTGTCGACTGTCGATAAGATTGCAAGCTTCCATTTATCCACTCTGCTTTCGCTTGCTGCTGTTTCTTATACAAGACTGCTGCCTACCTTGATAAGTATCATGAAATGACTTCTTGATGTACTCTGGCTATACATGAAGTATAATTTTTTCATGTGTATAAATTATAGTTTGGCCAATTCCATGCTAGTGCCTGGATCAAGTTGCTTGGTTGTTGTGCAGGTGGGTATGCTGAGACGCTTATCGTGCAACAAAATAGAAAGGCAGAAGGTGAAAAAATGAAGCAGTGGGCTGAAAAGGCTTGGACAAATCGCAGATTGTCACTCGCCGAGGCACTAGAGCCATCCGAGTCATCGACCAAGGTGGCTGTCATAGATACTCGAATCAGCCGGGTCCTGTAGTTTCCTCTCTTACATGTTTTCTTCGGAAATTTGAGATGTATTATGGTCACAACTAACATGTATCTATATACTTCTGTAGATATAATATGCTTTTTATGAGTTGCAATGTAAAAGTTGAGAATTATGTAAGCTTCTAGGTAGTACACCTTTGAATACGCTCGACTGACCCCGAATTGCATAAGATTATGTGGGCCCAtcagaaacgacctaatgaacaataaagGTCTGAAATGTTTTGTGATATGGAATGATTTTAATGTTCTTTAAGGTTGTAGCTGAATTGCTTTTCCATATTAATTCCAGAAGAGATTTCCAAATTTtcttgaattatgaatttttcgCTGTTGTACATTACTGAATACATAGGCAACAGAATTGGAGTTTGTGCATGAAGAAATTAAACATATACAACTATTAGAGTGGAATATCAAGGCCTTTTCCAATATCTACGCCAATCATTTGAAGAATTCCCTTGTTGAAAATCTGAAAATAGCAAGAGGAAAAAACCTACAAAGATCATAATACAGTACTTAGGGAATAACTAAACTCACATAAGAAAGATATGTAGTTACCAGTTCCACAATGAATGTCCCAATAAGACCAATCATACAAGCTCTAGAATTCCATATCTCTGCTGTCCTTGTAAATCCCAGAAATGGTCTGCTCAATTTTGGTACTTCCTTTGGCAACTCCACCTACGCAATATAGTGCGATTTACAAGTACatcaattttctttaaatttttaatgTAATGAACTCGTTGTACTTTTAATATTATGGGTTAAGAATTTATAATACAAGCTTaaattttagtagtttttcacATATATACCCATACTATGTGTCAAAAATACTGAATTCGATTGAACTGCATTCGCCTCTGGTAGTTAGTAGAGCTAGGGACATGTATAATTGGAGGTCGATTTTAAACGAATCGTGACATTTCTATTGTTATAAGATCGTGTCATTATTAGTaagaatgaaaaattaaaagacaagaatttacaaatatgtcattcttttttagaacagattaaaaaaaatagcaaaaaggACAGCCCGATGTACAAATTATCCAACATTCACACAGAATCC includes these proteins:
- the LOC107791194 gene encoding uncharacterized protein LOC107791194 isoform X2; its protein translation is MLRIGAKLFRAATIGGSLFGSSQLPPPRFFSVNNNNVNTSSFKTNPVALQMINYALSLARSQKSDESYAQAQLVLEQCHSAQLDESAKGLVLIAMSTLFSERGNFGEAIEKLQKVQDLGLSSLAVKVAASEALAGLYLESHQDDHSSATAEICLQLLETIRLEIGGGGSEFLEARAKALKGLVELVRGNVESAQTFFEGAQGDKGCFGNVALSYGEFLHCKRDFQTARELYQKAMQDVSESKDFTDSQSLSACNMNLEESLLGATCSLGQLEAHLGNFDDAEEILTAALKKAEEGNYHPKVGIILTCIALMYRHKAAMERSSSLLIQEGLYRRAIEVLKAPPLEIEGVEAKLSRRDILALARGGYAETLIVQQNRKAEGEKMKQWAEKAWTNRRLSLAEALEPSESSTKVAVIDTRISRVL
- the LOC107791194 gene encoding uncharacterized protein LOC107791194 isoform X1 is translated as MLRIGAKLFRAATIGGSLFGSSQLPPPRFFSVNNNNVNTSSFKTNPVALQMINYALSLARSQKSDESYAQAQLVLEQCHSAQLDESAKGLVLIAMSTLFSERGNFGEAIEKLQKVQDLGLSSLAVKVAASEALAGLYLESHQDDHSSATAEICLQLLETIRLEIGGGGSEFLEARAKALKGLVELVRGNVESAQTFFEGAQGDKGCFGNVALSYGEFLHCKRDFQTARELYQKAMQDVSESKDFTDSQSLSACNMNLEESLLGATCSLGQLEAHLGNFDDAEEILTAALKKAEEGFGNYHPKVGIILTCIALMYRHKAAMERSSSLLIQEGLYRRAIEVLKAPPLEIEGVEAKLSRRDILALARGGYAETLIVQQNRKAEGEKMKQWAEKAWTNRRLSLAEALEPSESSTKVAVIDTRISRVL
- the LOC107791196 gene encoding light-harvesting complex-like protein OHP1, chloroplastic; translation: MAATTSPALSSSFLSTAIPATHSQNQLFFLPLNPNLKITKRSSFKIQAAKLPAGVELPKEVPKLSRPFLGFTRTAEIWNSRACMIGLIGTFIVELIFNKGILQMIGVDIGKGLDIPL